DNA from Serinibacter salmoneus:
CTCCACGGCGCCGTCCACGTCCAGGACGGTGAGCATCATCTCCAGCCGGGAGCGGCGCAGGTCGACCGCGGTCTCCAGGGCGGGCAGGGAAGCGGTGCGGTCCGGGGCGTCGGCCAGGGCGGCGAGTACGGCGCGCACGGTCTCCTCGCCGGGGAAGGCGAGGGAGCCGAAGTAGTCCCAGATCGCGCGGTCCTCCTCGCCCGGCACGAGGACCACCTCGGCCCGAGCCACGCCACGCCCGGCACGGCCGATCTGCTGGTAGTAGGCGATGGGCGAGCTCGGGGCCCCCAGGTGCACCACGAACCCCAGGTCCGGCTTGTCGAAGCCCATCCCGAGCGCGGAGGTGGCGATGAGCGCCGTCACGCGGTTGGCGAGCAGGTCCGCCTCGAGGCGTTCGCGTTCGGCGGGGTCGGTGGCGCCGGTGTAGGAGGCCACGTTGACGCCAGCGGCGCGCAGTTGGCTCGCGACCTGCTCGGCCATGGCCACCGTGAGGGTGTAGACGATCCCGGACCCGGTGCCCTCCTCACGGGAGGCGAGGTAGCGCTGCAGCCAGGCCAGGCGCACCGCCGCATCGGCGCGGGGCGTGACGGCCAGGCGCAGCGACTCTCGGTCCAGGCTGCCGCGCAGCACCAGTACGTCACTGCTCTCAACGCTCTGCTCGGCACGCACCCCGAGCTGTTCGGCCACGTCCGTGACGACCCGGTCGTTCGCGGTCGCGGTGGTGGCCAGTACCGGGGTGCCCTCGGGCAGGTCGGTCAGCAGGGTGCGGATCCGGCGGTAGTCCGGCCGGAAGTCGTGGCCCCAGTCGGAGATGCAGTGCGCCTCGTCCACCACCACCAGTCCGGCGGTGTCGGCGAGGTGGGGAAGGACCTCGGCGCGGAAGGCGGGATTGTTCAGGCGCTCGGGGGAGCACAGCAGCACGTCCACCTCGCCCTCGGCGATGCGCTGGTAGATCTCCTCCCACTGTGTGGTGTTCGCGGAGTTGATGGTCTCCGCGCGGATCCCGGCCCGGGAGGCCGCGGCGATCTGGTCGCGCATCAGCGCGAGCAGCGGGGAGATGATGACCGTGGGTCCCTCGCCGCGCTCCCGCAGCAGGGCGGTGGCCACGAAGTAGACCGCGGACTTGCCCCACCCGGTGCGCTGCACCACCAGGGCCCGGCGCTGCTGGGCGACCAGCGCCTCGATGGCCCGCCACTGGTCCTCGCGTAGGGCGGCATCCTCCCGCCCGACGAGGCGGCGCAGCACCTGCTGCGCCTGGTCCTTCAGCGACTGGTCCCTCAGCGACTCATGCTCCAGCGCGCGGGCCGTCTGGTCGCTCGTGGCCGTCTCGCCGGTGGGTGTGGTGCTCATGTCCTCAGGCTAGGGCGAGCCCCCGACATCCAGGACCGGGCGCGCTTGCCCTGTGGATTGTCCACCGACGGACCTACCGGCCTCGCTCAGGACGGAGAATCCGTCGCGGTGACAGCACCGTCCATGCATTCGCCCAGGTCACGCGCATTCTGGAGCGTCGGCGTGCCCGTGGCGCTCGCGGATTCTCCGTCCGCAGCGAGGTGCTGGGCCTCCTCGCTCGAGCCCACGGCGAGCAGCACGAGCGCGAGGGCGATGATCCCCAGCCCGAGCCAGCCCAGCGGCGCGAGCCGTTCACCGACGACTGCCACGGCCAGCAGCGCCGCGACAGCGGGTTCGGCGAGGGTGACGGTGGTGGCGGTCGAGGCGCTGGTGCGGGCGAGTCCGTAGCCGAACAGCAGGTACCCGGCGAACATCGGCACGAGCGCCATGTATGCGGCCACCGCGAGGGTGCCGGGGGAGTCCAGCAGGGGTGCGCCGGTGAGCAGCAGCACCGGCATGAGCGCCAGGCCGCCGAGGCCGAACACCGACCCCATCGAGGCGCCCCGGCTGATTCCCGCCGCCATGAGCCTGCGGGCACTCGCGGAGTACGCCGCATAGGTGGCGCCGGCGAGGAGGCCGAGCCCCACCCCGAGCAATCGCTGGCCGCCGCCCTCGCCGTGCCCGGTCAGGCTCAGCAGCGCGCTGCCCACGATGCCCAGGGAGGCGGCGGCCAGCCACCGGCCGGTCGGGGGAGTGCCGCGCACCCATTCCGCGATTCCCGCGAACACGGGGGCGCTCGCCAGCGAGACCACCGTGCCGATCGCGACCCCCGCCAGGT
Protein-coding regions in this window:
- a CDS encoding RecQ family ATP-dependent DNA helicase, whose amino-acid sequence is MLRRLVGREDAALREDQWRAIEALVAQQRRALVVQRTGWGKSAVYFVATALLRERGEGPTVIISPLLALMRDQIAAASRAGIRAETINSANTTQWEEIYQRIAEGEVDVLLCSPERLNNPAFRAEVLPHLADTAGLVVVDEAHCISDWGHDFRPDYRRIRTLLTDLPEGTPVLATTATANDRVVTDVAEQLGVRAEQSVESSDVLVLRGSLDRESLRLAVTPRADAAVRLAWLQRYLASREEGTGSGIVYTLTVAMAEQVASQLRAAGVNVASYTGATDPAERERLEADLLANRVTALIATSALGMGFDKPDLGFVVHLGAPSSPIAYYQQIGRAGRGVARAEVVLVPGEEDRAIWDYFGSLAFPGEETVRAVLAALADAPDRTASLPALETAVDLRRSRLEMMLTVLDVDGAVERVRGGWRLTGQEWEYDATRYERVERARRDEQRAMLDYEALETSACRLAFLRADLDDPELTPGWRCGRCDLCAGTFVPPLPQGEEVEEARTALARAGVDITPRRQWPSGMPTLGIELAGRLGVEERAEPGMGVARMDGIGLAGRVRSCLSEQAADDVVPPDLRAAVRAVLTRWRESGLEVAGVVVVESATRPRLGSHLAHGAASVLGVPMVGRIAPRKHIPPGRHDVNSAQRLSTVAHRLVLDLSPAAREGLPGRRVLLVDDYTDSGWTLTVAARELRLAGAAAVLPFVLGVR
- a CDS encoding EamA family transporter, with amino-acid sequence MRGSAGAIGALLLTSVLWGTTGTAATFVPQAGPLAIGAASLGIGGILLGLVGLGAIRRERAALRARSRTIVLGAFAVAIYPLAFYASMDLAGVAIGTVVSLASAPVFAGIAEWVRGTPPTGRWLAAASLGIVGSALLSLTGHGEGGGQRLLGVGLGLLAGATYAAYSASARRLMAAGISRGASMGSVFGLGGLALMPVLLLTGAPLLDSPGTLAVAAYMALVPMFAGYLLFGYGLARTSASTATTVTLAEPAVAALLAVAVVGERLAPLGWLGLGIIALALVLLAVGSSEEAQHLAADGESASATGTPTLQNARDLGECMDGAVTATDSPS